In the Streptomyces formicae genome, one interval contains:
- a CDS encoding YciI family protein produces the protein MFILELTYTAPVSAVDEHLEAHVAWLDELYEAGVFIASGRKNPRDGGVIIAVADDRARIEEITARDPFTIAGVCEYRIIEFIATKTAPGLDAYREQLPA, from the coding sequence ATGTTCATTCTCGAATTGACCTACACCGCGCCCGTCTCCGCCGTCGACGAGCACCTGGAGGCCCACGTGGCGTGGCTCGACGAGCTGTACGAGGCCGGTGTCTTCATCGCGTCCGGGCGCAAGAACCCGCGCGACGGCGGCGTGATCATCGCCGTCGCGGACGACCGCGCGCGGATCGAGGAGATCACCGCGAGGGACCCGTTCACGATCGCCGGGGTCTGCGAGTACCGCATCATCGAGTTCATCGCGACGAAGACGGCGCCTGGACTCGACGCGTACCGTGAGCAGTTGCCCGCGTAG